A portion of the Methanobrevibacter sp. TMH8 genome contains these proteins:
- a CDS encoding PRC-barrel domain-containing protein — protein sequence MENRNIPKKEEKLWSEVKGYQVATNNARILGSLDELVINEKTGKIVDIAIKVENGRNVHVKGAK from the coding sequence ATGGAAAATAGAAACATACCTAAAAAAGAAGAAAAATTGTGGAGTGAAGTTAAAGGTTATCAAGTTGCTACTAATAATGCACGTATTCTTGGTTCTCTTGATGAACTTGTTATAAATGAAAAAACTGGTAAAATTGTGGATATAGCTATAAAAGTTGAAAATGGCCGCAATGTCCATGTTAAAGGTGCTAAA